A single window of Anomaloglossus baeobatrachus isolate aAnoBae1 chromosome 9, aAnoBae1.hap1, whole genome shotgun sequence DNA harbors:
- the LOC142251819 gene encoding growth hormone secretagogue receptor type 1-like: MGGNQTDIEPGINGTFTLDNTSALFDIYILVPVTIICIMLFLLGVTGNLVTILIFKRYRDMRSTVNMYLSSMAVSDILIFLGLPSDLYRIWKYKPYIFGNFICKFLFYLSETCTYCTILHITTVSVERYLAICYPFKAKIMITKKRVKIIIIFLWILAFITAGPVWFLFGVEHRNGTQPEETKQCTYMEHAAKNGLLRVMTWVSTIYFLIPVFFLTLLYGLICRKLWKNNHGVQGPNAASRGKQHKQTVKMLAVVVLSFVLCWLPFHVGRILFACLKFEEVMFYHLTQYLNLISMVLFYLNASINPMLYNIMSQKYRAAMSKILNPKEDLQSRNMPRSFILKKNRRKGQESHFFTAFVIPPIPKQDVIRRGVAVTVSITAI; the protein is encoded by the exons ATGGGTGGCAACCAAACTGACATCGAACCCGGAATTAATGGGACCTTCACCCTGGATAACACAAGTGCACTTTTTGATATTTACATATTGGTTCCGGTTACAATCATTTGCATTATGCTTTTCCTATTGGGTGTGACGGGAAATCTGGTTACAATTTTGATCTTTAAGAGATATAGGGACATGAGGTCCACAGTAAATATGTACCTCTCCAGTATGGCAGTGTCGGACATTCTGATTTTTCTTGGTCTGCCATCTGATTTGTACAGAATTTGGAAATACAAACCTTACATTTTTGGGAACTTCATCTGCAAGTTTTTGTTTTACCTGAGCGAGACCTGCACCTACTGTACGATTCTTCACATCACCACTGTTAGCGTAGAAAGGTATCTTGCCATTTGTTACCCCTTTAAGGCCAAAATCATGATCACTAAGAAGAGAGTGAAGATCATCATCATATTCTTGTGGATCCTTGCTTTCATCACGGCCGGACCTGTTTGGTTTCTGTTTGGAGTAGAACATCGAAACGGAACACAACCGGAAGAGACCAAGCAATGTACATACATGGAACATGCCGCCAAGAATGGCCTTCTCCGGGTCATGACATGGGTCTCAACCATATATTTTTTAATCCCGGTCTTTTTTCTCACACTCCTTTATGGTCTAATTTGTAGGAAGCTTTGGAAGAACAACCATGGGGTACAGGGCCCTAACGCCGCCAGTAGAGGGAAACAACACAAACAAACGGTGAAAATGTTGG CTGTTGTCGTCTTGTCCTTTGTGTTGTGTTGGCTGCCCTTCCACGTTGGCCGGATCTTGTTTGCCTGTCTTAAATTTGAAGAAGTCATGTTCTATCACCTTACACAGTACCTAAATCTCATCTCTATGGTTCTGTTTTACCTGAATGCCTCGATCAACCCCATGCTGTACAACATTATGTCACAAAAATACAGGGCCGCCATGAGTAAAATCCTAAATCCAAAGGAAGATCTGCAATCCAGGAACATGCCAAGAA GTTTCATTCTCAAAAAGAACAGGCGGAAGGGCCAGGAGAGTCACTTCTTCACAGCTTTTGTCATACCCCCCATCCCAAAACAAGATGTCATCAGGCGTGGTGTTGCAGTCACAGTTTCCATCACCGccatctag